One region of Skermanella mucosa genomic DNA includes:
- the argF gene encoding ornithine carbamoyltransferase, with translation MSAPASGGAGPRHFLDLDDFDAATLRSILERGKALKAGGRSDKPLAGKTLAMIFEKPSTRTRVSFEVGMRQLGGDVVMLSSKEMQLGRGETVADTAKVLSRFVDVIMLRTDSEKKLQELAEHATVPVINGLTDRSHPCQIMADVLTFEEHRGPIAGKVVAWSGDGNNVAASWIHAAVRFGFELRLACPEQLRPDPDLVGWAAGQGGNVTVGGDPEAAVAGADCVVTDTWVSMNQQDAETRHNMLAPYRVDRRLMANAKPDAIFMHCLPAHRGDEVTADVIDGPNSVVWDEAENRLHAQKGILTWCLSS, from the coding sequence ATGAGCGCGCCGGCCTCCGGCGGCGCCGGCCCCCGCCACTTCCTCGACCTCGACGATTTCGACGCCGCGACGCTGCGCTCCATCCTGGAGCGCGGCAAGGCGTTGAAGGCCGGCGGGAGGAGCGACAAGCCGCTGGCCGGCAAGACGCTCGCCATGATCTTCGAGAAGCCGTCCACCCGCACCCGCGTCTCCTTCGAGGTCGGCATGCGCCAGCTCGGCGGCGACGTGGTGATGCTCAGCTCCAAGGAGATGCAGCTCGGCCGAGGCGAGACGGTGGCCGACACCGCCAAGGTGCTGTCCCGCTTCGTCGACGTGATCATGCTGCGCACCGATTCCGAGAAGAAGCTGCAGGAACTGGCGGAGCACGCGACCGTCCCGGTGATCAACGGGCTGACCGACCGGTCGCACCCCTGCCAGATCATGGCCGACGTGCTGACCTTCGAGGAGCACCGCGGCCCGATCGCGGGCAAGGTGGTGGCCTGGAGCGGCGACGGCAACAATGTCGCCGCCAGCTGGATCCACGCCGCGGTCCGGTTCGGCTTCGAACTGCGCCTCGCCTGCCCGGAACAGCTCCGGCCCGACCCGGACCTGGTCGGCTGGGCGGCCGGGCAGGGCGGAAATGTCACCGTCGGCGGCGACCCGGAGGCCGCCGTGGCCGGGGCCGACTGCGTGGTCACCGACACCTGGGTCTCCATGAACCAGCAGGACGCCGAAACCCGCCATAACATGCTGGCACCCTATCGGGTAGACCGGCGCCTTATGGCAAACGCGAAACCGGACGCCATATTCATGCATTGTCTGCCGGCCCACCGCGGCGACGAGGTCACCGCCGACGTGATCGACGGCCCGAACTCCGTGGTATGGGACGAGGCGGAAAACCGCCTGCACGCCCAGAAGGGCATTCTAACCTGGTGTCTGAGTTCATGA
- a CDS encoding aspartate aminotransferase family protein, with product MIPVVMPTYARADVVFERGEGPYVFDTTGRRYLDFASGVAVTALGHAHPHLIKALTDQANKIWHTSNLYRVAGQESLARRLVDHTFADTVFFTNSGVEAWECAIKVVRKYQYETGHPERWRIITAGGAFHGRTTTAIAATKQEKMVKGFGPMQDGFDQVAFGNMNELRAAITNETAGISIEPVQGEGGIRAGSLDYLRQLREVCDEYGLLLLFDEIQTGMGRTGKLFAHEWAGITPDVMSVAKGIGGGFPLGACLATEKAAVGMTPGTHGSTYGGNPLATAVGNAVLDVMLEPGFLEGVDSIARVLWNRLTELVARHPKALVEVRGAGLLLGLRFVPEIVNGTVVDKLRAHGMLTVAAGDNVVRLLPPLIITETQVDEAIDILDKACAELAP from the coding sequence GTGATCCCTGTTGTCATGCCCACCTATGCCCGTGCGGATGTCGTGTTCGAGCGGGGCGAAGGACCCTATGTCTTCGACACGACCGGCCGACGCTACCTGGACTTCGCCAGCGGCGTCGCCGTCACCGCGCTGGGCCATGCCCATCCGCACCTGATCAAGGCCCTGACCGATCAGGCGAACAAGATCTGGCATACCTCCAACCTGTACCGCGTCGCGGGGCAGGAGAGCCTGGCGCGACGACTTGTCGATCACACCTTCGCCGACACGGTGTTCTTCACCAATTCCGGCGTCGAGGCGTGGGAATGCGCGATCAAGGTGGTGCGCAAGTATCAGTACGAGACGGGGCATCCCGAGCGCTGGCGGATCATCACCGCCGGGGGCGCCTTCCACGGCCGGACCACAACCGCCATCGCCGCGACCAAGCAGGAGAAGATGGTCAAGGGCTTCGGCCCCATGCAGGACGGCTTCGATCAGGTCGCCTTCGGCAACATGAACGAGCTGCGCGCCGCCATCACCAACGAGACCGCCGGCATCTCGATCGAGCCGGTGCAGGGCGAGGGCGGCATCCGTGCCGGCTCGCTCGACTATCTGCGCCAGCTCCGCGAGGTCTGCGACGAGTACGGCCTGCTGCTGCTGTTCGACGAGATCCAGACCGGCATGGGCCGCACCGGCAAGCTGTTCGCCCATGAATGGGCCGGCATCACGCCCGACGTGATGTCGGTCGCCAAGGGCATCGGCGGCGGCTTCCCGCTGGGCGCTTGCCTGGCGACCGAGAAAGCGGCGGTCGGCATGACGCCCGGCACCCACGGCTCGACCTATGGCGGCAATCCGCTGGCGACGGCGGTCGGCAACGCCGTGCTCGACGTCATGCTGGAGCCGGGCTTCCTGGAAGGCGTCGACAGTATCGCCCGTGTGCTGTGGAACCGCCTGACCGAGTTGGTGGCCCGCCACCCCAAGGCGCTGGTGGAGGTGCGGGGCGCCGGCCTGCTGCTGGGCCTGCGGTTCGTTCCGGAGATCGTCAACGGCACCGTCGTGGACAAGCTGCGCGCCCACGGCATGCTGACGGTCGCCGCCGGCGACAACGTCGTGCGCCTGCTGCCGCCGCTGATCATCACCGAAACCCAGGTGGACGAGGCGATCGATATCCTGGACAAGGCCTGCGCGGAGCTGGCGCCATGA
- a CDS encoding CsgG/HfaB family protein has product MALSGCATPAPPPAAVQAPAAVADAQKQAALAPPAVKSFKRKVALGRFTNETRYGKALLGGDLDPLGRQTGDMLSSRLVESGRFIVLERPDLAAVKAEQALSGGGNTVGADTLIVGSLTEFGRGAEGQAGFLSNTKRQVARAKVEVRLVDVRTGHAYFSATGAGEAAVEQGTVMGFGSRADYDATLNDRAIGAAISDLLSSLVAKLEERPWRSDILKVDGPRVYISGGTRQGLKPGDRLAVMRSGERVKSAQSGFDLELPPSSVAELVVESTFGDSVTSEGSIARITGGTIPGGNTSGLFVAEVK; this is encoded by the coding sequence GTGGCATTGAGCGGATGCGCCACGCCGGCGCCGCCGCCGGCTGCGGTCCAGGCCCCCGCCGCTGTCGCGGACGCCCAGAAACAGGCGGCACTGGCGCCGCCCGCCGTGAAGAGCTTCAAGCGGAAGGTGGCATTGGGCCGTTTCACCAACGAGACCCGCTACGGCAAGGCGCTGCTGGGCGGTGACCTGGATCCGCTCGGGCGCCAGACCGGCGACATGCTGAGTTCGCGGCTGGTCGAATCCGGGCGATTCATCGTGCTCGAACGGCCCGACCTCGCGGCGGTGAAGGCGGAGCAGGCGCTGTCCGGCGGCGGCAACACAGTCGGGGCCGACACCCTCATCGTCGGGTCGCTGACGGAGTTCGGCCGCGGCGCCGAAGGCCAAGCGGGATTCCTCAGCAATACCAAGCGCCAGGTCGCCCGGGCCAAGGTCGAGGTGCGGCTTGTCGACGTCAGGACGGGACACGCCTATTTCTCGGCGACCGGCGCCGGGGAGGCGGCGGTCGAGCAGGGCACCGTCATGGGGTTCGGCTCCCGCGCCGATTACGACGCTACCCTGAACGACCGGGCGATCGGCGCCGCGATTTCAGACCTGCTCAGCAGCCTCGTCGCGAAACTCGAAGAGCGCCCCTGGCGCAGCGACATCCTGAAGGTCGACGGACCGCGCGTCTATATCAGCGGCGGCACCAGGCAAGGCCTGAAACCGGGAGACAGGCTCGCCGTCATGCGGAGCGGCGAGCGGGTGAAAAGCGCGCAGAGCGGTTTCGACCTGGAACTGCCGCCCTCCTCCGTCGCCGAATTGGTGGTGGAGAGCACGTTCGGCGACAGCGTCACCAGCGAGGGATCGATCGCGCGCATCACCGGCGGAACCATTCCGGGCGGGAACACCAGCGGCCTGTTCGTCGCCGAAGTGAAGTGA
- a CDS encoding DUF4397 domain-containing protein — MFFRPLTLAGALLLTACAYPSTTVRTLEEKPQLAFANASPTAMLFINGVLVGPAADYDGKKSTLQVGTGTHTVEVRENDRVIYSEKIYLGSDLTKIISLPK; from the coding sequence ATGTTCTTTCGTCCACTGACCTTGGCCGGCGCCCTGCTGCTGACCGCCTGCGCCTATCCGAGCACGACGGTCCGGACACTGGAGGAAAAGCCGCAGCTGGCCTTCGCCAACGCTTCCCCCACGGCCATGCTGTTCATCAACGGCGTCCTGGTGGGCCCGGCCGCCGATTACGACGGAAAGAAGAGCACGCTTCAGGTAGGAACGGGCACCCACACCGTCGAAGTCCGGGAAAACGACAGGGTCATCTATAGCGAGAAGATCTATCTGGGATCGGATCTGACCAAAATTATCTCCCTGCCCAAGTGA
- a CDS encoding DUF4810 domain-containing protein: protein MMRTSRILILAAVAICVGCGPTTKYYWGNYSKSLYDYQQNPTNQVTYQAALESIIASGDQTRKVPPGIYAELGYLKLSSGDSEGAVALFEKEKSAWPESALMMEKAILNAREGKNKAPAATGVTPASLPTS from the coding sequence ATGATGAGAACCAGCCGTATTTTAATTTTGGCTGCGGTCGCGATTTGCGTCGGATGCGGCCCAACGACCAAATATTATTGGGGAAACTACTCCAAGTCGCTTTATGACTACCAGCAGAACCCTACCAATCAGGTCACGTACCAAGCCGCGCTGGAGAGCATCATCGCGTCGGGCGACCAGACCCGGAAGGTTCCCCCCGGCATCTACGCCGAGCTTGGCTATTTGAAGCTCTCGTCGGGCGACAGTGAAGGCGCCGTGGCGCTGTTCGAGAAGGAGAAATCCGCCTGGCCGGAGTCGGCGCTCATGATGGAGAAAGCCATCCTGAATGCGCGTGAAGGCAAGAACAAGGCCCCCGCGGCAACCGGCGTCACGCCGGCTTCGTTACCCACCAGCTAA
- a CDS encoding DUF799 domain-containing protein gives MRILFKAALACLCLAGLSACAVPPQKKDFSTIRANHPRSILIVPVTNASTQVDAPDNFLATLPVPLAEKGYYVFPVHMVKRVMEDEGLADADLVHSADARKVAALFGADAVLFANIRRWDSQYILLSTTTTVDIDYTLKSGRTGETLWEETVHTAYSPQAQNSGGHPLAFLVTQLIVAAMERAAPSYLPLASQANGVAFYTAGRGIPSGPYDPQFGKDY, from the coding sequence ATGCGAATTCTCTTCAAGGCCGCCCTGGCCTGCCTGTGCCTGGCTGGATTGTCCGCGTGCGCGGTGCCGCCACAGAAGAAGGACTTCAGCACGATCCGCGCGAACCACCCGCGATCCATCCTGATCGTACCGGTGACGAACGCCAGCACGCAGGTCGATGCGCCGGACAATTTCCTGGCGACCCTGCCGGTGCCGCTGGCCGAGAAAGGCTACTACGTCTTCCCCGTGCACATGGTGAAGCGGGTCATGGAGGACGAGGGCCTGGCCGACGCCGACCTGGTCCACTCGGCGGATGCCCGGAAGGTCGCGGCCTTGTTCGGAGCCGATGCCGTCCTGTTCGCCAATATCCGACGCTGGGACAGCCAATACATCCTGCTGTCGACCACCACGACGGTGGACATTGACTATACGTTGAAGAGCGGCAGGACGGGGGAAACGCTTTGGGAGGAAACCGTCCATACGGCCTATTCTCCGCAGGCGCAGAACTCGGGCGGCCATCCCCTGGCCTTCCTGGTCACCCAGCTCATCGTCGCCGCGATGGAGAGGGCGGCTCCGAGCTACCTGCCCCTGGCCAGCCAAGCCAACGGCGTCGCCTTCTACACGGCGGGCCGCGGCATTCCCTCCGGTCCCTACGACCCGCAGTTCGGCAAGGACTATTGA